A single window of Vigna radiata var. radiata cultivar VC1973A chromosome 4, Vradiata_ver6, whole genome shotgun sequence DNA harbors:
- the LOC106759574 gene encoding EID1-like F-box protein 2, whose protein sequence is MILTKQYRCIHSASCQCTKGHLSEDVIFLVFHNLNWNPRLVATLSCVCKWFDDLAKRVLWKEFCRTRAPKMLQDLQSNGSHIVDGNWRALGKLLIYCSGCTKGGLFNSIQIPGHFVYQTRFSRTSGKSFLLPQCRTDVLYVSDPCEHLDQGEEGDVGFFRGIFKSFATSKVRKMLINKGAKLHPTEVCPYCKAKLWSMLQAEMIPQSASLRLGSYDDCIEYYVCLNGHMLGICTLLPLSDSEEASELR, encoded by the coding sequence ATGATTCTCACAAAGCAGTACCGATGCATACACTCAGCTAGCTGTCAATGTACCAAAGGACATTTAAGTGAAGATGTGATATTCTTAGTATTTCATAATTTGAACTGGAATCCCAGGCTGGTTGCTACTCTATCCTGTGTGTGCAAATGGTTTGACGATCTTGCCAAGCGAGTTCTATGGAAAGAGTTTTGTCGAACGAGAGCTCCAAAGATGCTGCAGGATCTGCAATCTAATGGGAGCCACATCGTTGATGGAAACTGGAGAGCCTTAGGGAAGCTGCTGATATACTGTTCAGGATGCACAAAAGGTGGCTTGTTCAATAGCATTCAGATCCCCGGTCACTTTGTTTATCAAACACGATTTTCTAGAACATCAGGGAAAAGCTTTCTTTTGCCTCAATGCAGAACTGATGTTTTGTATGTGTCTGATCCCTGTGAGCATCTTGACCAAGGTGAAGAAGGAGATGTAGGATTCTTCCGTGGAATTTTTAAGTCGTTTGCTACCTCAAAGGTCAGAAAGATGCTTATTAATAAAGGTGCCAAACTCCATCCAACTGAAGTCTGCCCTTATTGTAAGGCAAAGTTGTGGAGCATGCTGCAAGCCGAAATGATACCTCAAAGTGCTAGTCTCAGATTGGGTTCTTATGATGACTGTATTGAGTATTATGTGTGCCTCAACGGCCATATGCTTGGGATATGTACTCTGTTACCACTGTCAGATTCAGAAGAAGCATCTGAATTGAGATAA